In Synechococcus sp. Nb3U1, one DNA window encodes the following:
- a CDS encoding FTR1 family iron permease, with amino-acid sequence MSDYTALDAASILLREGLEALLVLVALLAFLGKSGQSTQKRWVWMGGAVGLLAAVLLGLLVKLFFQQMLTHTRQEVLEGITGLVAAGLLFSISFWLHRRAAIASWQAFVQEQAHAALVSGQVFSLAFLAFTAVFREGAETVLFYMGLAPSLSAADFWAGVGLGSLALMVVAVLLLQVGMKLPLRAFFRGLSLLIFYLGFKFLGSGLHALQMADWLPITPLAGIPKLRWLGFYPTWQTLLPQMVLIGVALALGVRQWLRTHIAQELSQ; translated from the coding sequence ATGTCGGACTACACCGCTTTGGATGCTGCTTCAATCTTGCTGCGGGAGGGTCTGGAGGCTCTGTTGGTGCTGGTGGCTCTGCTGGCCTTCTTGGGCAAAAGCGGACAATCGACTCAGAAGCGCTGGGTGTGGATGGGCGGGGCGGTGGGTTTGCTGGCAGCGGTATTGCTGGGTCTGCTGGTGAAGCTGTTTTTTCAGCAAATGCTCACCCATACCCGACAGGAAGTGTTGGAGGGGATCACCGGGCTGGTGGCGGCAGGCTTGTTGTTTTCGATCAGCTTTTGGCTGCACCGTCGGGCGGCGATTGCCTCTTGGCAGGCATTTGTCCAAGAACAAGCGCATGCAGCGTTGGTCAGTGGCCAGGTTTTCTCTTTGGCTTTCCTCGCCTTTACAGCTGTGTTCCGGGAAGGGGCGGAAACGGTGTTGTTTTATATGGGGTTGGCGCCTTCTCTATCGGCGGCAGATTTTTGGGCCGGGGTGGGACTGGGATCCCTGGCATTGATGGTGGTGGCGGTGTTGCTGTTGCAGGTGGGCATGAAGTTGCCTTTGCGGGCTTTTTTCCGGGGCTTAAGCCTGTTGATTTTCTACTTGGGCTTTAAGTTTTTGGGCAGTGGCTTGCACGCGCTACAAATGGCCGATTGGTTGCCGATTACACCTTTGGCTGGGATCCCGAAGTTGCGCTGGTTAGGCTTTTACCCCACTTGGCAAACGCTGCTGCCCCAGATGGTGTTGATTGGGGTGGCCTTGGCTTTGGGGGTGCGGCAATGGTTACGGACTCACATTGCTCAGGAACTGTCGCAGTGA